AGCCGCAACTCCCTCCAATCCGGAGTATTAAACCCTCTTGTTGTCCGCTCTTTATGCTTGGGGCCGCAGCCAATATGGAGAAAGGTACGCAAGGTATGTACGATTAATGATAAAGCAATTGTTTTACCGGTAAAGTCCGCAATATAGATTTTTTTCTTTTCACAACAGCAGTTCGCCCAACAGCATCCGTACCAACGGAACAGATGGGGTAAAAAAAAGCCCCCCGGCGCTCACGAGGCACCGGGGGGCTTTTATAATCTTTCTTCATTCCTTCCTGAGTCTGATTTACCGAGGTAAACCAGTCTCGGGGAACGAGGCTGCCAACTGAAGCATCCTGCCTTTCGGCTTAGACCGAAGTTCCTTGACGTAAAATCGTATAACATATTGAATTTCGATAAATTGCAGGGAATTTACGTATTTTGTACCCATGTAAAATACATCAAGCCGCTTGTTTTATTTGGGTTTTAGTGATATACTAAACCCATGCACGTTGATATTATTCCAAATAGAAACTCTCGTCCCGCCATCTTGCTCCGTGAGTCTTGGCGTGAGAACGACAAAGTCATGAAACGCACCGTGGCTAATATTTCGAACTGGCCTCCGGAACAGGTTACTGCGTTACGACGGGTTTTGAAAAATGAACCGCTGGTCTCACCCAGTGAGGTATTTTCAATTGAACGCTCATTGCCTCATGGTCATGTTGAAGCTCTTCTTGAGATGATTCGTCTTATCGGTCTTGACAAAATGATCGCTGCCCGACGGACTCGTGAGCGTGATCTCGTTTTGGCAATGATCGTCGAACGCCTGATTGCGCCATCTTCAAAATTGGCCACTACGAGGTTATGGCATAGCACAACTCTTGCGCAGTTACTCAATGTTGAGGATGCTGATGAAGATGAATTGTATGCAGCCATGGACTGGTTGCTGGAACGCCAACCTGTTCTTGAAAAGAGATTTGCAAGCCGTCACCTTGGTGAAGGTCAACACGTATTTTATGATGTGAGCAATAGCTCTTATGAGGGCCATTGTTGTCCCCTGGCACGTTTAGGCCACGATAAACAGGGTCGGCGAGGCAAGCCAATTATTACCTACGGAGTACTGACCGATGTCAAGGGGCGTCCCATAGCTGTTGAGGTTTATCCGGGTAACACTGGTGATCCCAGTACCGTAGCAGACCAAGTGGAGAAGCTGAAAGAGCGTTTTGCCTTGCAGCGAGTGGTTCTGGTTGGAGATCGTGGTACATTGACTCAGACACAGATTGATATCCTGAAAACTCATCCCGGGATTGGGTGGATTTCAGCGTTGCGAAGTGAAAACATTCGCAAACTTGCAGCAAATAATCATTTGCAGTTGTCATTGTTTGATGAAAAAAATCTGGCAGAAATAACTTCGGCAGATTTCCCCGATGAACGCCTGATCGCCTGCTTCAACCCCCTGCTCTGTGATGAACGGAGGCGCAAGCGCCAGGAGTTATTGGATGCAACAGAAAACAAGCTACAAAAAATTGTTGATGAGGTTCATCGTCGCACGAAAACCCCGCTGAGTGCATCGGAAATTGGTCAAAAGGTTGGCAAGGTGATCAATGGGTATAAAATGGCCAAACACTTTGAGCTATCGATTGCTGACGGAGAGTTTTCCTTCAAGAGGAAAGCTGAATCGATCGCACAAGAAGCGGAGTTGGATGGCATCTATGTTATTCGCACCAGCGAAAGCCGACAGAACCTGTCGGCAGAGGATACCGTAAGAAGCTATAAGAATTTAGCAAAAGTTGAACAGGTTTTCCGCACCTTCAAAAGTATTGACCTGCAGGTACGGCCCATATACCATTATTATGCCGAACGTGTTCGTGCCCATATCTTTCTGTGCTTGCTGGTTTATTATGTTGAGTGGCACATGCGTCAAGCACTTGCTCCTTTGCTCTTCGATGATGAAGAACTTGCTCAGGACAGGAAAGAGCGCGATCCGATCAAGCCTGCAGTCTCATCCAAATCGGCAAAAAAGAAAAAAAGTACAAAAACAAACAAAGAGGGATTCCCCGTTCACAGTTTTCGCTCGCTTATCATGGAACTGGGCACTCGCAGTCGAAACCGGTGCAGACTGAAATCTGCTCCAGGAAGCCCTGTG
The DNA window shown above is from Pelodictyon phaeoclathratiforme BU-1 and carries:
- a CDS encoding IS1634 family transposase, coding for MHVDIIPNRNSRPAILLRESWRENDKVMKRTVANISNWPPEQVTALRRVLKNEPLVSPSEVFSIERSLPHGHVEALLEMIRLIGLDKMIAARRTRERDLVLAMIVERLIAPSSKLATTRLWHSTTLAQLLNVEDADEDELYAAMDWLLERQPVLEKRFASRHLGEGQHVFYDVSNSSYEGHCCPLARLGHDKQGRRGKPIITYGVLTDVKGRPIAVEVYPGNTGDPSTVADQVEKLKERFALQRVVLVGDRGTLTQTQIDILKTHPGIGWISALRSENIRKLAANNHLQLSLFDEKNLAEITSADFPDERLIACFNPLLCDERRRKRQELLDATENKLQKIVDEVHRRTKTPLSASEIGQKVGKVINGYKMAKHFELSIADGEFSFKRKAESIAQEAELDGIYVIRTSESRQNLSAEDTVRSYKNLAKVEQVFRTFKSIDLQVRPIYHYYAERVRAHIFLCLLVYYVEWHMRQALAPLLFDDEELAQDRKERDPIKPAVSSKSAKKKKSTKTNKEGFPVHSFRSLIMELGTRSRNRCRLKSAPGSPVISQDTEPTPLQTRAMELIRLYPVDGS